One window of the Pseudochaenichthys georgianus chromosome 21, fPseGeo1.2, whole genome shotgun sequence genome contains the following:
- the nr0b1 gene encoding nuclear receptor subfamily 0 group B member 1 yields the protein MAALESCRCRGASGRNNNSILYSILKSDSLATAEERQHQHQPQHALQHLLQKSSSTAGPASLQELRQQACSCGSTRRRGVLRAPQVTCKAASAVLVKTLRFVKNVPCFRELPEDDQLMLIRSGWAPLLVLGLAQDRVDFETSETVEPSMLQRILTGLPDRQSELLAGQSRGAAGVSVVDIEAIKAFLKKCWSVDISTKEYAYLKGAVLFNPDVEGLRYLHYIQSLRREAHQALNEHVRLIHREDTTRFAKLLIALSMLRAISPAVVAQLFFRPVIGTVSIEEVLMEMFYGK from the exons ATGGCCGCGCTGGAGAGCTGCCGCTGCCGGGGAGCCAGCGGTCGGAACAACAACAGCATCCTCTACAGCATTTTAAAGAGTGACAGTCTGGCCACCGCCGAGGAGCGACAGCATCAACACCAACCCCAACACGCATTGCAACACTTGCTCCAGAAGAGCTCCTCCACCGCCGGCCCTGCCTCTCTGCAGGAGCTCCGGCAGCAGGCGTGCTCCTGCGGATCCACCCGGCGCAGGGGTGTCCTCCGCGCCCCGCAGGTCACCTGCAAAGCAGCCTCGGCGGTTCTGGTGAAGACGCTGCGGTTCGTGAAAAACGTCCCCTGCTTTCGTGAGCTGCCGGAGGACGACCAGCTGATGCTGATCCGGAGCGGCTGGGCTCCtctgctggtgctggggctggCTCAGGACCGGGTGGACTTTGAGACCTCGGAGACGGTGGAGCCCAGCATGCTGCAGCGGATCCTCACCGGGTTGCCCGACCGACAGAGCGAGCTGCTGGCCGGACAGAGCAGGGGGGCGGCCGGGGTCTCTGTGGTGGATATCGAAGCCATCAAAGCCTTCCTGAAGAAGTGCTGGAGTGTAGACATCAGTACCAAGGAGTACGCGTATCTGAAAGGAGCTGTGCTGTTCAacccag ATGTGGAGGGTCTGCGCTACCTGCACTACATCCAGTCTCTGCGTCGCGAGGCGCACCAGGCTTTGAACGAGCACGTGAGGCTGATCCACCGCGAGGACACGACGCGGTTTGCCAAACTGCTCATAGCTCTGTCCATGCTGAGGGCCATCAGCCCGGCGGTGGTGGCGCAACTCTTCTTCAGACCCGTCATTGGCACCGTCAGCATCGAGGAGGTGCTGATGGAGATGTTCTACGGGAAGTAG